One window of the Epinephelus moara isolate mb chromosome 24, YSFRI_EMoa_1.0, whole genome shotgun sequence genome contains the following:
- the LOC126386008 gene encoding LIM domain and actin-binding protein 1-like isoform X1: MESGPFNRRAWAAQSLRVTAKEMSLSGRGRNNALAERFSKYQRAAEESSAEKKKGSSESVSVSLRSGNLSALKKRWEQQQDKSSSIPPPSQSSSRHRPPALSRSTSITEQSPPLKSPGPASRVQQPAAAPEAPKGEEQRGMDRDELTHRERPEKLEQQVPTSPCASYEKARVPLNNLKMKFEKGEDTMGKGGRTTRRSTSSEDMDQHGGLPVPDRVLESTSMKEKMAKYQAAVSKQGTTRSGLTPEVSAPKTSAPVNQKHTPAPECNGESSEQPKASRKFSPPVRETCIACLKTVYPLERLVALQHVYHKSCFRCVHCSTKLSLLNYASLHGNVYCKPHFNQLFKAKGNYDEGFGHRPHKERWEPRADGEEGEEVVTPKEKEVPALVTRPAESISDNEATPAVEESSPVKVTDLTALLETRAQTHARSEEKLESTEKPAEKRRLRIAWPPPAGERHSVTEALSPVTEGVSSGRPWRAKWPPEDEVPSSFQSTERAELKSLRRSSSLKERSRPFTIAARPNPATSLGPREPRRPLKSLLEWRASFEEKYPSEEPPKENKPEPQQVKQEEKKEKTMPQTPSEDAANAAEAISEEEVETEQQEERVKQEQRGEAAADKTAVDGGSHRSISPDISPSPSPPLQPKQNRASQDVGFWEEDKEGSDAEELSAEDIIKRNRYYDEEDSDS, encoded by the exons TCTTCTGAGAGTGTGTCAGTGTCCTTGCGGTCTGGCAACCTGAGTGCTCTGAAGAAGCGCTGGGAGCAGCAACAGGACAAGTCCTCTTCCATCCCACCACCTAGCCAGTCCAGCTCTCGCCACAGGCCTCCTGCTCTGTCCAGGTCTACTTCCATCACTGAGCAGAGTCCTCCATTAAAGAGCCCCGGCCCAGCCAGTCGCGTCCAGCAGCCCGCAGCAGCTCCAGAAGCACCCAAAGGTGAAGAGCAGAGAGGGATGGACAGGGATGAGCTGACGCACCGTGAAAGACCTGAAAAGCTCGAGCAGCAAGTCCCCACCAGCCCCTGTGCCTCGTATGAAAAAGCCAGAGTGCCACTGAACAACCTGAAGATGAAGTTTGAGAAGGGAGAGGACACTATGGGCAAG GGCGGCAGGACAACACGTCGCAGCACTTCATCAGAGGACATGGACCAACATGGCG GTCTGCCTGTGCCCGACAGAGTGTTGGAGTCCACATCCATGAAGGAGAAGATGGCCAAGTACCAGGCTGCTGTTTCCAAACAAGGCACCACTCGCTCT GGTTTGACTCCAGAGGTGTCTGCTCCAAAAACATCTGCACCAGTAAATCAGAAACACACTCCTGCACCTGAGTGCAATG GGGAGAGCAGCGAGCAGCCCAAAGCATCCAGG AAGTTCAGCCCACCGGTGAGGGAGACATGCATCGCTTGTCTAAAGACGGTGTACCCACTGGAGAGGCTGGTGGCCCTTCAGCACGTCTACCACAAAAGTTGCTTCCGCTGTGTTCACTGCAGCACCAAGCTCAG TCTTTTGAACTATGCCTCTCTGCATGGTAATGTCTACTGCAAGCCCCATTTCAACCAGCTGTTCAAAGCTAAAGGCAACTACGATGAGGGCTTTGGCCATCGGCCTCACAAGGAGCGCTGGGAGCCTCGAGCTGATGGAGAAGAAGGTGAGGAAGTGGTGACGCCGAAGGAAAAAGAGGTACCAGCATTGGTGACACGTCCAGCTGAGAGTATCTCAGACAATGAGGCAACTCCAGCTGTGGAAGAATCCTCACCGGTTAAGGTTACAGACCTGACTGCCTTACTGGAGACACGTGCTCAGACACATGCCAGGTCTGAGGAGAAGCTTGAGTCTACAGAGAAGCCAGCTGAGAAACGTAGGCTGAGGATCGCCTGGCCTCCCCCGGCTGGTGAGCGCCACTCTGTGACAGAAGCACTCAGTCCGGTCACGGAGGGAGTTTCTTCGGGCCGACCCTGGAGAGCCAAGTGGCCCCCAGAGGACGAGGTGCCATCATCCTTCCAGAGCACAGAGCGGGCTGAGCTGAAGAGCCTGAGGAGGAGCTCTTCTCTAAAGGAGCGCAGTCGGCCTTTCACAATCGCAGCTAGACCCAACCCCGCAACCAGCCTGGGACCCAGGGAACCTCGTCGCCCCCTCAAATCCTTGCTGGAATGGAGAGCGTCATTTGAGGAAAAATACCCATCTGAAGAGCCACCCAAGGAAAATAAGCCAGAGCCTCAGCAAGTAAAACaagaggaaaagaaggagaagacGATGCCTCAAACACCCAGCGAAGATGCAGCAAATGCAGCTGAGGCCAtctcagaggaggaggtggagactGAGCAACAGGAAGAAAGAGTCAAACaagaacagagaggagaggcagcagcagacaagACGGCGGTAGATGGAGGCTCTCATAGAAGCATCTCTCCAGATATCTCACCATCACCCTCTCCACCTTTACAGCCAAAACAGAACCGCGCCTCCCAGGATGTGGGCTTCTGGGAAGAGGACAAAGAAGGAAGTGATGCTGAGGAGCTGAGCGCAGAGGATATAATCAAGAGGAACCGCTACTATGACGAAGAGGACTCTGACTCATAG
- the LOC126386008 gene encoding LIM domain and actin-binding protein 1-like isoform X2 — protein sequence MESGPFNRRAWAAQSLRVTAKEMSLSGRGRNNALAERFSKYQRAAEESSAEKKKGSSESVSVSLRSGNLSALKKRWEQQQDKSSSIPPPSQSSSRHRPPALSRSTSITEQSPPLKSPGPASRVQQPAAAPEAPKGEEQRGMDRDELTHRERPEKLEQQVPTSPCASYEKARVPLNNLKMKFEKGEDTMGKGGRTTRRSTSSEDMDQHGGLPVPDRVLESTSMKEKMAKYQAAVSKQGTTRSGLTPEVSAPKTSAPVNQKHTPAPECNGESSEQPKASRFSPPVRETCIACLKTVYPLERLVALQHVYHKSCFRCVHCSTKLSLLNYASLHGNVYCKPHFNQLFKAKGNYDEGFGHRPHKERWEPRADGEEGEEVVTPKEKEVPALVTRPAESISDNEATPAVEESSPVKVTDLTALLETRAQTHARSEEKLESTEKPAEKRRLRIAWPPPAGERHSVTEALSPVTEGVSSGRPWRAKWPPEDEVPSSFQSTERAELKSLRRSSSLKERSRPFTIAARPNPATSLGPREPRRPLKSLLEWRASFEEKYPSEEPPKENKPEPQQVKQEEKKEKTMPQTPSEDAANAAEAISEEEVETEQQEERVKQEQRGEAAADKTAVDGGSHRSISPDISPSPSPPLQPKQNRASQDVGFWEEDKEGSDAEELSAEDIIKRNRYYDEEDSDS from the exons TCTTCTGAGAGTGTGTCAGTGTCCTTGCGGTCTGGCAACCTGAGTGCTCTGAAGAAGCGCTGGGAGCAGCAACAGGACAAGTCCTCTTCCATCCCACCACCTAGCCAGTCCAGCTCTCGCCACAGGCCTCCTGCTCTGTCCAGGTCTACTTCCATCACTGAGCAGAGTCCTCCATTAAAGAGCCCCGGCCCAGCCAGTCGCGTCCAGCAGCCCGCAGCAGCTCCAGAAGCACCCAAAGGTGAAGAGCAGAGAGGGATGGACAGGGATGAGCTGACGCACCGTGAAAGACCTGAAAAGCTCGAGCAGCAAGTCCCCACCAGCCCCTGTGCCTCGTATGAAAAAGCCAGAGTGCCACTGAACAACCTGAAGATGAAGTTTGAGAAGGGAGAGGACACTATGGGCAAG GGCGGCAGGACAACACGTCGCAGCACTTCATCAGAGGACATGGACCAACATGGCG GTCTGCCTGTGCCCGACAGAGTGTTGGAGTCCACATCCATGAAGGAGAAGATGGCCAAGTACCAGGCTGCTGTTTCCAAACAAGGCACCACTCGCTCT GGTTTGACTCCAGAGGTGTCTGCTCCAAAAACATCTGCACCAGTAAATCAGAAACACACTCCTGCACCTGAGTGCAATG GGGAGAGCAGCGAGCAGCCCAAAGCATCCAGG TTCAGCCCACCGGTGAGGGAGACATGCATCGCTTGTCTAAAGACGGTGTACCCACTGGAGAGGCTGGTGGCCCTTCAGCACGTCTACCACAAAAGTTGCTTCCGCTGTGTTCACTGCAGCACCAAGCTCAG TCTTTTGAACTATGCCTCTCTGCATGGTAATGTCTACTGCAAGCCCCATTTCAACCAGCTGTTCAAAGCTAAAGGCAACTACGATGAGGGCTTTGGCCATCGGCCTCACAAGGAGCGCTGGGAGCCTCGAGCTGATGGAGAAGAAGGTGAGGAAGTGGTGACGCCGAAGGAAAAAGAGGTACCAGCATTGGTGACACGTCCAGCTGAGAGTATCTCAGACAATGAGGCAACTCCAGCTGTGGAAGAATCCTCACCGGTTAAGGTTACAGACCTGACTGCCTTACTGGAGACACGTGCTCAGACACATGCCAGGTCTGAGGAGAAGCTTGAGTCTACAGAGAAGCCAGCTGAGAAACGTAGGCTGAGGATCGCCTGGCCTCCCCCGGCTGGTGAGCGCCACTCTGTGACAGAAGCACTCAGTCCGGTCACGGAGGGAGTTTCTTCGGGCCGACCCTGGAGAGCCAAGTGGCCCCCAGAGGACGAGGTGCCATCATCCTTCCAGAGCACAGAGCGGGCTGAGCTGAAGAGCCTGAGGAGGAGCTCTTCTCTAAAGGAGCGCAGTCGGCCTTTCACAATCGCAGCTAGACCCAACCCCGCAACCAGCCTGGGACCCAGGGAACCTCGTCGCCCCCTCAAATCCTTGCTGGAATGGAGAGCGTCATTTGAGGAAAAATACCCATCTGAAGAGCCACCCAAGGAAAATAAGCCAGAGCCTCAGCAAGTAAAACaagaggaaaagaaggagaagacGATGCCTCAAACACCCAGCGAAGATGCAGCAAATGCAGCTGAGGCCAtctcagaggaggaggtggagactGAGCAACAGGAAGAAAGAGTCAAACaagaacagagaggagaggcagcagcagacaagACGGCGGTAGATGGAGGCTCTCATAGAAGCATCTCTCCAGATATCTCACCATCACCCTCTCCACCTTTACAGCCAAAACAGAACCGCGCCTCCCAGGATGTGGGCTTCTGGGAAGAGGACAAAGAAGGAAGTGATGCTGAGGAGCTGAGCGCAGAGGATATAATCAAGAGGAACCGCTACTATGACGAAGAGGACTCTGACTCATAG
- the LOC126386008 gene encoding LIM domain and actin-binding protein 1-like isoform X3 produces MKKYKSSESVSVSLRSGNLSALKKRWEQQQDKSSSIPPPSQSSSRHRPPALSRSTSITEQSPPLKSPGPASRVQQPAAAPEAPKGEEQRGMDRDELTHRERPEKLEQQVPTSPCASYEKARVPLNNLKMKFEKGEDTMGKGGRTTRRSTSSEDMDQHGGLPVPDRVLESTSMKEKMAKYQAAVSKQGTTRSGLTPEVSAPKTSAPVNQKHTPAPECNGESSEQPKASRKFSPPVRETCIACLKTVYPLERLVALQHVYHKSCFRCVHCSTKLSLLNYASLHGNVYCKPHFNQLFKAKGNYDEGFGHRPHKERWEPRADGEEGEEVVTPKEKEVPALVTRPAESISDNEATPAVEESSPVKVTDLTALLETRAQTHARSEEKLESTEKPAEKRRLRIAWPPPAGERHSVTEALSPVTEGVSSGRPWRAKWPPEDEVPSSFQSTERAELKSLRRSSSLKERSRPFTIAARPNPATSLGPREPRRPLKSLLEWRASFEEKYPSEEPPKENKPEPQQVKQEEKKEKTMPQTPSEDAANAAEAISEEEVETEQQEERVKQEQRGEAAADKTAVDGGSHRSISPDISPSPSPPLQPKQNRASQDVGFWEEDKEGSDAEELSAEDIIKRNRYYDEEDSDS; encoded by the exons TCTTCTGAGAGTGTGTCAGTGTCCTTGCGGTCTGGCAACCTGAGTGCTCTGAAGAAGCGCTGGGAGCAGCAACAGGACAAGTCCTCTTCCATCCCACCACCTAGCCAGTCCAGCTCTCGCCACAGGCCTCCTGCTCTGTCCAGGTCTACTTCCATCACTGAGCAGAGTCCTCCATTAAAGAGCCCCGGCCCAGCCAGTCGCGTCCAGCAGCCCGCAGCAGCTCCAGAAGCACCCAAAGGTGAAGAGCAGAGAGGGATGGACAGGGATGAGCTGACGCACCGTGAAAGACCTGAAAAGCTCGAGCAGCAAGTCCCCACCAGCCCCTGTGCCTCGTATGAAAAAGCCAGAGTGCCACTGAACAACCTGAAGATGAAGTTTGAGAAGGGAGAGGACACTATGGGCAAG GGCGGCAGGACAACACGTCGCAGCACTTCATCAGAGGACATGGACCAACATGGCG GTCTGCCTGTGCCCGACAGAGTGTTGGAGTCCACATCCATGAAGGAGAAGATGGCCAAGTACCAGGCTGCTGTTTCCAAACAAGGCACCACTCGCTCT GGTTTGACTCCAGAGGTGTCTGCTCCAAAAACATCTGCACCAGTAAATCAGAAACACACTCCTGCACCTGAGTGCAATG GGGAGAGCAGCGAGCAGCCCAAAGCATCCAGG AAGTTCAGCCCACCGGTGAGGGAGACATGCATCGCTTGTCTAAAGACGGTGTACCCACTGGAGAGGCTGGTGGCCCTTCAGCACGTCTACCACAAAAGTTGCTTCCGCTGTGTTCACTGCAGCACCAAGCTCAG TCTTTTGAACTATGCCTCTCTGCATGGTAATGTCTACTGCAAGCCCCATTTCAACCAGCTGTTCAAAGCTAAAGGCAACTACGATGAGGGCTTTGGCCATCGGCCTCACAAGGAGCGCTGGGAGCCTCGAGCTGATGGAGAAGAAGGTGAGGAAGTGGTGACGCCGAAGGAAAAAGAGGTACCAGCATTGGTGACACGTCCAGCTGAGAGTATCTCAGACAATGAGGCAACTCCAGCTGTGGAAGAATCCTCACCGGTTAAGGTTACAGACCTGACTGCCTTACTGGAGACACGTGCTCAGACACATGCCAGGTCTGAGGAGAAGCTTGAGTCTACAGAGAAGCCAGCTGAGAAACGTAGGCTGAGGATCGCCTGGCCTCCCCCGGCTGGTGAGCGCCACTCTGTGACAGAAGCACTCAGTCCGGTCACGGAGGGAGTTTCTTCGGGCCGACCCTGGAGAGCCAAGTGGCCCCCAGAGGACGAGGTGCCATCATCCTTCCAGAGCACAGAGCGGGCTGAGCTGAAGAGCCTGAGGAGGAGCTCTTCTCTAAAGGAGCGCAGTCGGCCTTTCACAATCGCAGCTAGACCCAACCCCGCAACCAGCCTGGGACCCAGGGAACCTCGTCGCCCCCTCAAATCCTTGCTGGAATGGAGAGCGTCATTTGAGGAAAAATACCCATCTGAAGAGCCACCCAAGGAAAATAAGCCAGAGCCTCAGCAAGTAAAACaagaggaaaagaaggagaagacGATGCCTCAAACACCCAGCGAAGATGCAGCAAATGCAGCTGAGGCCAtctcagaggaggaggtggagactGAGCAACAGGAAGAAAGAGTCAAACaagaacagagaggagaggcagcagcagacaagACGGCGGTAGATGGAGGCTCTCATAGAAGCATCTCTCCAGATATCTCACCATCACCCTCTCCACCTTTACAGCCAAAACAGAACCGCGCCTCCCAGGATGTGGGCTTCTGGGAAGAGGACAAAGAAGGAAGTGATGCTGAGGAGCTGAGCGCAGAGGATATAATCAAGAGGAACCGCTACTATGACGAAGAGGACTCTGACTCATAG